Proteins from a genomic interval of Deltaproteobacteria bacterium:
- a CDS encoding FHA domain-containing protein, translated as MPSLVAATGPLSGSRFVVQGEATLGRSPSCEIALADSRASRRHARLEVQAGKLNITDLGSRNGTFVNGERIEGARALEPGDRVTIGSTAFVVDPPLAAEVAEGPQPEPDITYAAEDLLPFAGNEGVLLAVSAQLLNASSAGAVARRVAEEVTRALGADVVSALILQEGTLVPAVVQGAREAAVPRGLVRAGIEERQVARLGPAASAPIALRTGEVLGLLFVQRTDEVFARDELSLLASVARLAAQAMTALRQRDEDAESDAMLVGQSRPFRRVLELARKVAYSDLPACFVGERGTGKQTLARFSIARGPRSMQPLGVVDLRSPRAEELLFGARNRASAFARADGGTLLLLGLEALNRALATRLMDVLQRGQAPGPDGGDLRFDVRLYSTSREPPARLAARGDIPFEVANLMAGVEVEVPPLRERPGDLPLLLAHFADLARRAPNARPLRLTPETQASLTAYAFPANISEVSGLIERLDMLDLEEVLPQHLPPEIRAGLAVGEESLGSLVEAVEREAISRAMTKAAGKKVEAARLLGISRPTLDKKLAEYGLGTTRKRGTTEGGAEGGREPESTAS; from the coding sequence ATGCCGTCTTTGGTCGCCGCGACCGGCCCGCTCTCGGGCTCCCGCTTCGTCGTGCAGGGCGAAGCCACGCTCGGCCGTTCGCCGTCGTGCGAGATCGCCCTGGCTGACTCGCGCGCCTCGCGCCGCCACGCGCGCCTCGAGGTGCAGGCCGGCAAGCTCAACATCACCGACCTCGGCTCGCGCAACGGCACGTTCGTGAACGGCGAGCGCATCGAAGGCGCACGCGCGCTCGAGCCCGGCGACCGCGTGACCATTGGCTCGACCGCGTTCGTGGTGGATCCGCCGCTCGCGGCCGAGGTCGCCGAAGGGCCGCAGCCCGAGCCGGACATCACCTACGCCGCCGAAGATCTGCTGCCCTTCGCGGGCAACGAGGGCGTGCTGCTCGCCGTCTCGGCGCAGCTCTTGAACGCCTCCAGCGCAGGCGCGGTGGCGCGGCGCGTGGCCGAAGAGGTGACGCGCGCGCTCGGCGCCGACGTGGTCAGCGCGCTGATTCTGCAAGAGGGCACGCTCGTGCCCGCGGTGGTGCAGGGTGCGCGCGAGGCAGCCGTGCCCCGCGGGCTGGTGCGCGCGGGCATCGAGGAGCGCCAGGTGGCGCGGCTCGGGCCAGCGGCGTCGGCGCCCATCGCGCTGCGCACCGGCGAGGTGCTGGGCCTGCTCTTCGTGCAGCGCACCGACGAGGTCTTCGCCCGCGATGAGCTCTCGCTGCTTGCGAGCGTGGCCCGTCTCGCCGCCCAGGCCATGACCGCGCTCCGCCAGCGCGACGAGGACGCCGAGTCGGACGCGATGCTGGTGGGCCAGAGCCGCCCGTTCCGTCGCGTCCTGGAGCTGGCGCGAAAAGTTGCCTACAGCGATCTGCCCGCGTGCTTCGTGGGCGAGCGCGGCACCGGCAAGCAGACGCTGGCGCGCTTCTCCATCGCCCGCGGCCCGCGCTCCATGCAGCCGCTCGGCGTGGTGGACCTGCGCTCGCCGCGCGCGGAGGAGCTGCTCTTCGGTGCGCGAAATCGCGCGTCAGCGTTTGCTCGCGCGGACGGCGGCACGCTGCTGCTGCTCGGGCTCGAGGCCTTGAACCGCGCGCTGGCCACGCGGCTCATGGACGTGCTCCAGCGCGGCCAGGCGCCCGGCCCCGATGGCGGCGATCTGCGCTTCGACGTGCGCCTGTATTCGACTTCGCGCGAGCCGCCCGCTCGGCTCGCGGCGCGCGGCGACATTCCGTTCGAAGTCGCGAACCTCATGGCCGGCGTGGAGGTCGAAGTACCGCCGCTGCGCGAGCGTCCCGGCGACCTGCCGCTCCTGCTCGCGCACTTCGCCGATCTCGCGCGGCGCGCGCCCAACGCGCGGCCGCTTCGCCTCACGCCGGAGACGCAGGCCAGCCTCACCGCCTACGCGTTCCCCGCGAACATCAGCGAGGTGAGCGGCCTCATCGAGCGCCTGGACATGCTCGATCTCGAAGAAGTGCTGCCCCAGCACCTGCCGCCGGAGATCCGCGCGGGGCTGGCGGTGGGCGAGGAGTCGCTGGGCTCGCTCGTCGAAGCCGTGGAGCGAGAGGCGATCAGTCGGGCGATGACCAAGGCCGCGGGAAAGAAAGTCGAAGCCGCGCGGCTGCTGGGCATCAGCCGGCCTACGCTGGACAAGAAGCTCGCCGAGTACGGCCTGGGCACCACGCGCAAGCGCGGGACCACGGAAGGCGGCGCCGAGGGCGGACGCGAGCCGGAGAGCACGGCGTCCTGA
- a CDS encoding deoxynucleoside kinase, whose translation MSRKRFIAVAGNIGAGKTELVSFLCKKYPVKPFFEPNDTNPYLEDFYADMKGYAFKSQIYFLTHKFRLHRELEKEPGTVLQDRTIYEDAEIFARNLHHTKAIDARDWKTYSELYEIVSRALAPPDLMIYLRCPVKTLKERIRGRGRAMEQDIPTAYLKRLNDLYEDWFSRYDLSPVITLPTDRLDYLSDLVDRIEVFKQIEKYL comes from the coding sequence ATGTCGCGAAAGCGCTTCATCGCGGTCGCCGGCAACATCGGCGCAGGCAAGACGGAGCTCGTGAGCTTCCTCTGCAAGAAGTACCCGGTGAAGCCGTTCTTCGAGCCCAACGACACCAACCCGTACCTCGAAGACTTCTACGCCGACATGAAGGGCTACGCCTTCAAGTCGCAGATCTACTTCCTCACCCACAAGTTCCGGCTGCACCGCGAGCTCGAGAAGGAGCCGGGCACCGTGCTGCAGGACCGCACCATCTACGAAGACGCGGAGATCTTCGCGCGCAACCTGCACCACACCAAGGCCATCGACGCACGCGATTGGAAGACCTACAGCGAGCTCTACGAGATCGTCTCCCGCGCGCTCGCGCCACCGGACTTGATGATCTACCTGCGCTGCCCGGTGAAGACCCTCAAGGAACGCATCCGCGGCCGCGGCCGGGCCATGGAGCAGGACATCCCCACCGCGTACCTCAAGCGCCTGAACGACCTCTACGAGGACTGGTTCAGCCGCTACGACCTCTCGCCGGTGATCACCCTTCCCACCGACCGGCTCGACTATCTCTCCGACCTCGTGGATCGCATCGAGGTGTTCAAGCAGATCGAGAAATATCTCTAG
- a CDS encoding 1-acyl-sn-glycerol-3-phosphate acyltransferase has product MARRYWAPGLFWAGDQEFVLEGAENCPKTSAVYLCNHQGIPDIPMIYCLPVTLRFVAKSTIKYVPFLGWYMLADRHIFIDRHRRQDALRSLQRAGEQIRNGINVVMFPEGTRTRDGKILPFKKGPFRLAIEAQVPVVPLALEGARNAWAKGELWIRPGTLRLKVGEPIPTAGLGPGDTEALMVKVRQAIIELHKEIGGAGGDLADNIAPVGKHSPDEAESDDERKTA; this is encoded by the coding sequence ATGGCGCGGCGCTATTGGGCGCCCGGGCTCTTCTGGGCGGGCGACCAGGAGTTCGTGCTCGAGGGCGCCGAGAACTGTCCGAAGACGTCGGCGGTGTACCTGTGCAACCACCAGGGCATCCCCGACATCCCCATGATCTACTGCCTGCCGGTGACGCTCCGGTTCGTGGCCAAGAGCACCATCAAGTACGTCCCGTTCCTGGGCTGGTACATGCTCGCCGACCGGCACATCTTCATCGACCGTCACCGTCGGCAGGATGCGCTGCGCTCGCTGCAGCGGGCCGGCGAGCAGATCCGCAACGGCATCAACGTGGTGATGTTCCCCGAGGGCACCCGCACCCGCGACGGCAAGATCCTGCCCTTCAAGAAGGGCCCGTTCCGCCTGGCCATCGAGGCGCAGGTGCCGGTGGTTCCGCTGGCGCTCGAGGGCGCGCGCAACGCCTGGGCCAAGGGCGAGCTGTGGATCCGCCCGGGCACGCTGCGGCTCAAGGTGGGCGAGCCCATCCCCACCGCGGGGCTCGGGCCGGGCGACACGGAAGCGCTGATGGTGAAGGTGCGCCAGGCGATCATCGAGCTGCACAAAGAGATCGGCGGCGCCGGGGGCGATCTCGCCGACAACATCGCGCCCGTGGGCAAGCACTCGCCCGACGAAGCCGAGTCCGACGACGAAAGGAAGACGGCATGA
- a CDS encoding tetratricopeptide repeat protein, with amino-acid sequence MSRALVWPLAALVFAGCAHGSAAGDDSAVDSDPLAAAESAKAANKPDEAIHDLRQALKADPHRLDAWRLLVQVHTEAGRLGELTSDLKQKAAAQPNDDALHYALGLAYFAESKTAGDAALTEFQAAEKLKPTEAEYPFRLGVAYFELERWGDALAPLQRAVQLAPKNAKYHVPLGLALAKLQKKQQALDEFRALLELSPSGKDVKLAQQALERLEDPLRDIPQAEADNVRRGIDWLHQADSPQQAIDLFQDVLDRYPDLAPVHVLIGLAYERLDDAAPAIEHLQRAIELAPDDAQAYLYLGELYFSKQKPERAVDYYQKALARNPLLDRAYGRLGEIAVTRSDSTAAIANFKMLVVLSPDDPGAHVAMAQAYELAGQYDSAEQELRGIVARDPKNLDAELRLGFLCAALAKKAPTSTERDMRQKQAQAAFQKVLDVQPENVAASRAIQELHGSGVPQ; translated from the coding sequence ATGAGCCGCGCGCTCGTTTGGCCGCTCGCTGCGCTGGTGTTCGCGGGGTGCGCGCACGGCAGCGCCGCCGGTGATGACTCCGCCGTCGACTCGGATCCGCTCGCCGCCGCCGAGAGCGCCAAGGCCGCCAACAAGCCCGACGAGGCCATCCACGATCTGCGTCAGGCGCTGAAGGCCGATCCGCACCGGCTCGACGCCTGGCGCTTGCTCGTGCAGGTGCACACCGAGGCCGGCCGGCTCGGCGAGCTGACGAGCGACCTCAAGCAGAAGGCCGCCGCGCAGCCGAACGACGACGCGCTCCACTACGCGCTGGGCCTGGCCTACTTCGCCGAGAGCAAGACCGCCGGCGACGCCGCGCTCACCGAGTTCCAGGCCGCGGAGAAGCTCAAGCCCACCGAGGCCGAGTATCCGTTCCGGCTCGGCGTGGCCTACTTCGAGCTCGAGCGCTGGGGCGACGCGCTGGCGCCGTTGCAGCGCGCGGTGCAGCTCGCGCCCAAGAACGCCAAGTACCACGTGCCGCTGGGGCTCGCGCTCGCCAAGCTGCAGAAGAAGCAGCAAGCGCTCGACGAGTTCCGCGCGCTGCTCGAGCTCTCGCCTTCGGGCAAGGACGTGAAGCTCGCCCAGCAGGCGCTCGAGCGGCTGGAAGACCCGCTGCGCGACATCCCCCAGGCGGAGGCCGACAACGTGCGCCGGGGCATCGACTGGCTGCACCAGGCCGACTCGCCGCAGCAGGCCATCGACCTCTTCCAGGACGTGCTCGACCGCTATCCGGACCTCGCGCCGGTGCACGTGCTGATTGGGCTCGCCTACGAGCGCCTCGACGACGCCGCGCCGGCCATCGAGCACCTCCAGCGCGCCATCGAGCTCGCGCCGGATGACGCGCAGGCCTACCTGTACCTGGGCGAGCTCTACTTCTCGAAGCAGAAGCCCGAGCGCGCCGTGGACTACTACCAGAAGGCGCTCGCGCGGAACCCGCTGCTGGATCGCGCGTACGGCCGGCTCGGCGAGATCGCGGTGACCCGCAGCGACAGCACCGCGGCCATCGCCAACTTCAAGATGCTCGTCGTTCTCAGCCCCGACGATCCGGGCGCGCACGTGGCCATGGCCCAGGCGTACGAGCTCGCCGGCCAGTACGACAGCGCCGAGCAAGAGCTGCGCGGCATCGTCGCGCGCGACCCGAAGAACCTCGACGCCGAGCTGAGGCTGGGCTTCCTCTGCGCCGCGCTGGCCAAGAAGGCGCCCACGTCGACCGAGCGCGACATGCGGCAGAAGCAGGCCCAGGCCGCGTTCCAGAAGGTGCTCGACGTGCAGCCGGAGAACGTGGCCGCGAGCCGCGCTATCCAGGAGCTGCACGGCAGCGGCGTACCGCAGTGA
- the gyrB gene encoding DNA topoisomerase (ATP-hydrolyzing) subunit B, which yields METVPNKPGGSDYGASSITVLEGLEAVRKRPGMYIGDTATYGLHKLVYEVVDNSVDEALAGYCKNVEVTVHVDGSVTVIDDGRGIPVGPHPSGKDALDVVMTELHAGGKFENSAYKVSGGLHGVGVTCVNALSEWLKVEVYREGKIWQQSYARGEAQGKVTATGETTKRGTKISWKVDGTVMEVTDVNFDTLSQRLRELAFLNAGLRITITDERSGKGHEFKYDGGISSFVEHLNKNKEVTPAKPVLVRSEQDGVSLEIAMQYNDGYDEKIFTFANNINTHEGGSHLVGFKSALTRTINNYAQQNALWKDLKEAPSGEDAREGLTAVISVKLPNPQFEGQTKTKLGNSEIKGAVETMVNEKLATFLLENPVIAKKIAAKVGDAARARIAARKARETVRRKGALDGASLPGKLADCQEKNPALSEIYIVEGDSAGGSAKQGRDRRTMAILPLRGKILNVEKARFDKMLSSAEIATLITALGTGIGKTGGPDDYDPKQCRYHKIIIMTDADVDGSHIRTLLLTFFYRQMKELIEAGYVYIAQPPLFKVTRNKKDFYVKNEDALDEYLFDIASQHGKLMVPESEAVTGGALKALLQKVVNYNRLLERIGKKRDARVVDAVVQGSALTFATVASLSNLEREGKKVQTYLVNRFPELAAQFEPLYRDDANRNEKQLVFRTDAGGTMRETVFDHDFLQSPEFTELCALRDAFEEIGSAPYALEVDGNLVQVQGINELVDVAKREAQRGQSIQRYKGLGEMNPEQLWETTMNPNTRTLLQVRVEDTVEADEIFTVLMGDQVEPRREFIEKNALDVQNLDI from the coding sequence GTGGAAACGGTACCCAACAAGCCCGGCGGCAGCGACTACGGCGCCTCCTCCATCACCGTCCTCGAGGGTCTCGAGGCCGTGCGCAAGCGCCCCGGCATGTACATCGGCGATACCGCCACCTACGGCCTCCACAAGCTGGTGTACGAGGTCGTCGACAACTCCGTCGACGAGGCCCTCGCCGGCTACTGCAAGAACGTCGAGGTCACCGTCCACGTCGATGGCTCGGTCACCGTGATCGACGACGGCCGCGGCATCCCCGTCGGCCCGCACCCCAGCGGAAAAGACGCGCTCGACGTGGTCATGACCGAGCTCCACGCGGGCGGCAAGTTCGAGAACTCCGCGTACAAGGTCTCCGGCGGCTTGCACGGCGTCGGTGTCACCTGCGTGAACGCGCTCAGCGAGTGGCTCAAGGTCGAGGTCTATCGCGAGGGCAAGATCTGGCAGCAGAGCTACGCGCGCGGCGAGGCCCAGGGCAAGGTCACCGCCACCGGCGAGACCACCAAGCGCGGCACCAAGATCAGCTGGAAGGTCGACGGCACGGTCATGGAAGTGACCGACGTGAACTTCGACACCTTGAGCCAGCGCCTCCGCGAGCTCGCGTTCTTGAACGCCGGCCTGCGCATCACCATCACCGACGAGCGTTCGGGCAAGGGCCACGAGTTCAAGTACGACGGCGGCATCTCCTCGTTCGTGGAGCACCTCAACAAGAACAAGGAGGTCACGCCCGCCAAGCCCGTGCTCGTGCGCTCCGAGCAGGACGGCGTCTCGCTCGAGATCGCCATGCAGTACAACGATGGCTACGACGAGAAGATCTTCACCTTCGCCAACAACATCAACACCCACGAGGGCGGCAGCCACCTCGTCGGCTTCAAGAGCGCGCTCACCCGCACCATCAACAACTACGCCCAGCAGAACGCGCTCTGGAAGGACTTGAAAGAAGCGCCGAGCGGCGAGGACGCCCGCGAGGGCCTCACCGCGGTCATCAGCGTGAAGCTCCCCAACCCCCAGTTCGAGGGCCAGACCAAGACCAAGCTCGGCAACAGCGAGATCAAGGGCGCCGTCGAGACGATGGTGAACGAGAAGCTCGCCACCTTCCTGCTCGAGAACCCGGTCATCGCCAAGAAGATCGCCGCCAAGGTCGGCGACGCCGCGCGCGCGCGCATCGCCGCACGCAAGGCCCGCGAGACGGTGCGCCGCAAGGGCGCGCTCGACGGTGCCAGCCTCCCCGGCAAGCTCGCCGACTGCCAGGAGAAGAACCCGGCACTCTCCGAGATCTACATCGTCGAGGGTGACTCCGCAGGCGGCTCGGCCAAGCAGGGCCGCGACCGCAGGACCATGGCCATCCTGCCGCTGCGCGGAAAGATCCTGAACGTGGAGAAGGCGCGCTTCGACAAGATGCTCTCCAGCGCGGAGATCGCCACGCTCATCACGGCGCTGGGCACGGGCATCGGCAAGACCGGCGGCCCGGACGACTACGATCCCAAGCAGTGCCGGTACCACAAGATCATCATCATGACGGACGCAGACGTGGACGGCTCGCACATCCGCACGCTGCTGCTCACGTTCTTCTACCGGCAGATGAAGGAGCTCATCGAGGCGGGCTACGTCTACATTGCCCAGCCGCCGCTCTTCAAAGTCACGCGCAACAAGAAGGACTTCTACGTCAAGAACGAGGACGCGCTCGACGAGTACCTCTTCGACATCGCCTCCCAGCACGGCAAGCTGATGGTGCCCGAGAGCGAGGCCGTGACCGGCGGGGCGCTGAAGGCGCTGCTGCAGAAGGTGGTGAACTACAACCGGCTGCTCGAGCGCATCGGCAAGAAGCGCGACGCGCGCGTGGTGGACGCGGTGGTGCAGGGCTCGGCCCTCACCTTCGCCACGGTGGCCAGCCTCTCGAACCTGGAGCGCGAGGGCAAGAAGGTGCAGACCTACCTCGTCAACCGCTTCCCCGAGCTGGCCGCGCAGTTCGAGCCCCTCTACCGCGACGACGCCAACCGCAACGAGAAGCAACTCGTCTTCCGCACGGACGCCGGCGGCACCATGCGCGAGACGGTCTTCGACCACGACTTCTTGCAGAGCCCCGAGTTCACCGAGCTCTGCGCCCTGCGCGACGCGTTCGAGGAGATCGGCTCCGCGCCCTACGCCCTGGAGGTCGACGGCAACCTGGTGCAGGTGCAAGGCATCAACGAGCTCGTCGACGTGGCCAAGCGCGAGGCCCAGCGCGGCCAGTCCATCCAGCGCTACAAGGGCCTGGGCGAGATGAACCCCGAGCAGCTCTGGGAGACGACCATGAACCCCAACACGCGCACGCTCTTGCAGGTGCGCGTGGAGGACACCGTCGAGGCCGACGAGATCTTCACGGTGCTCATGGGCGACCAGGTGGAGCCGCGGCGCGAGTTCATCGAGAAGAACGCGCTCGACGTTCAGAACCTCGACATCTGA
- a CDS encoding type 1 glutamine amidotransferase, producing the protein MHAASRGTIAILVGPEYEDLEVWYPKLRLEEAGFQVRLVGLGEPSYKGKHGYPCPVDGTIADFPAASLAGIVAPGGWAPDKIRRDKLVLERVREVHAAGKMVATICHGPWILISAGILKGRKLTSTVGIRDDVTNAGATWIDAPSLIDGNLVSARVPADLPAFGKAMLQVLG; encoded by the coding sequence ATGCACGCTGCGAGCCGCGGCACCATCGCCATCCTGGTCGGGCCCGAGTACGAGGATCTCGAAGTCTGGTACCCCAAGCTCCGACTTGAGGAGGCCGGGTTTCAGGTGAGGCTCGTTGGCCTCGGCGAGCCGTCGTACAAGGGCAAGCACGGCTACCCGTGTCCGGTCGACGGGACGATTGCGGACTTTCCCGCCGCGTCGCTCGCGGGGATCGTGGCGCCCGGCGGCTGGGCGCCCGACAAGATCCGCCGCGACAAGCTGGTGCTCGAGCGCGTGCGCGAGGTGCACGCCGCCGGCAAGATGGTGGCGACGATCTGCCACGGGCCGTGGATCTTGATCAGCGCGGGCATCCTGAAGGGCCGCAAGCTGACGAGCACCGTGGGCATCCGCGACGACGTCACCAACGCGGGCGCAACCTGGATCGACGCGCCGTCGCTCATCGACGGAAATCTGGTCTCTGCCCGCGTGCCCGCCGACCTGCCGGCCTTCGGAAAGGCCATGCTCCAGGTGCTCGGCTGA
- a CDS encoding DUF4114 domain-containing protein, with translation MRVVISLLVIGVASPAFALSQPDGTQIPAHPSQHNLWDLFSGLGEPIDPVGDAADVPETYTPSCQLNFTLLSRGGAGFMNAFGWYNVVDGGPPALSDLHVLLDCNAQPPTSVPLAIQSSGEFGGGQIGFFLITPQGQSSTCASTSNVGDVYYSQKEYNPDNGLQGGQSYIHLLTYDSKLAPATFYFAWEDLFNGGDNEFTDFVAKVDGIRCAGSGGACNTGKQGICALGTYQCVDGALTCVQQFQPQPESCDGIDTDCDGAADNDAGCPSGQYCVSGQCQPPCGSGELGGACPSGETCDNGHCVDTACQGVTCPSGQTCRAGQCLDPCGGVVCPLGQSCAFGRCVDPCSVVSCGQGEVCQDGLCRDSCQCAGCDASLACAADGRCVPQACVSTACNQGTSCAPDGGCVDDCLGAVCPTGQTCSAGVCRAIPDAGQGSGSSGTSGSTGSGGTSGSSGHASGSSGTSGTVTFPDGGHGSSTGTKSSGCGCDAVDGGFALLALFAVALRRRRSSAIDQPDAKDP, from the coding sequence ATGCGCGTCGTCATCTCGTTGTTGGTGATCGGCGTGGCTTCGCCGGCCTTTGCGCTGAGCCAGCCCGACGGCACGCAGATCCCTGCGCATCCGTCGCAGCACAACTTGTGGGACCTCTTCAGCGGACTCGGCGAGCCCATCGATCCCGTGGGCGACGCGGCCGACGTGCCGGAGACGTACACGCCGAGCTGTCAGCTCAACTTCACCCTGCTCTCGCGCGGCGGCGCGGGGTTCATGAACGCGTTCGGCTGGTACAACGTCGTCGACGGCGGGCCGCCGGCTCTCTCCGACTTGCACGTGCTGCTCGACTGCAACGCGCAGCCGCCCACCTCGGTGCCGCTCGCGATCCAGAGCTCGGGCGAGTTCGGCGGCGGGCAGATCGGCTTCTTCCTCATCACGCCGCAGGGCCAGAGCTCGACGTGCGCGAGCACCTCGAACGTGGGCGACGTGTACTACTCGCAGAAGGAATACAACCCCGACAACGGGCTCCAGGGCGGGCAGAGCTACATCCACCTGCTCACCTACGACTCCAAGCTCGCGCCCGCGACCTTCTATTTCGCCTGGGAAGACCTCTTCAACGGCGGGGATAACGAGTTCACCGACTTCGTGGCCAAGGTCGACGGCATCCGCTGCGCGGGCTCGGGCGGGGCGTGCAACACCGGCAAGCAGGGCATCTGCGCGCTGGGCACGTACCAGTGCGTGGACGGCGCGCTCACCTGCGTGCAGCAATTCCAGCCCCAGCCCGAGAGCTGCGACGGCATCGACACCGACTGCGACGGCGCGGCCGACAACGACGCCGGCTGTCCTTCAGGCCAGTACTGCGTCAGCGGCCAGTGCCAGCCGCCGTGCGGCTCGGGCGAGCTCGGCGGCGCCTGCCCCAGCGGCGAGACCTGTGACAACGGCCACTGCGTGGACACCGCGTGCCAGGGCGTCACCTGCCCCAGCGGCCAGACCTGCCGCGCGGGCCAGTGCCTGGATCCATGCGGCGGCGTGGTGTGTCCGCTGGGCCAGAGCTGCGCATTCGGGCGCTGCGTGGATCCGTGCAGCGTGGTCAGCTGCGGCCAGGGCGAGGTCTGCCAGGACGGCCTCTGTCGCGACAGCTGCCAGTGCGCCGGCTGCGACGCCTCGCTGGCGTGCGCCGCCGACGGCCGCTGCGTTCCCCAAGCGTGCGTGAGCACCGCCTGCAACCAGGGCACCTCGTGCGCGCCCGACGGCGGCTGCGTGGACGATTGCCTCGGCGCCGTTTGCCCCACCGGCCAGACGTGCAGCGCGGGCGTCTGCCGAGCGATCCCCGACGCCGGCCAGGGCTCGGGCAGCTCGGGCACGAGCGGCAGCACGGGCAGCGGCGGCACGAGCGGCAGCAGCGGACACGCGTCCGGCTCGAGCGGCACGAGCGGCACCGTGACCTTCCCCGACGGTGGCCATGGAAGCTCGACGGGCACGAAGTCGAGCGGCTGCGGCTGCGACGCGGTGGACGGCGGCTTTGCGTTGCTCGCGTTGTTCGCGGTGGCGCTGCGTCGGCGCCGCTCGAGTGCGATTGACCAACCCGACGCGAAAGATCCTTAA
- a CDS encoding nicotinamidase, producing MLPMPSFFHPSLAGELYLERAAEVASAARSYARENEIRPAREDKPRICAFGIDVQIAFALPGASLFVPGAVEDTARTLRWMFGNLDRITSLVLSMDTHQALQIFHPAWWEDAEGKPPAPFTPISRTDVESGKWRPRFEAEAARAYVRRLEEGGKYALTIWPYHALLGGISHALVPALREAALFHAIAREAPTTFTLKGSEPLTESYSVLAPEVTELAGRTLGAFNQSLFAQLMSHDRVYVFGQAKSHCVLSTLLDLRDHVVKTDRALLKKLYVLEDAMSPVPPPPLEPLPPELDFPALAERGIAELREQGMNVVRTTEPIG from the coding sequence ATGCTGCCCATGCCGAGCTTCTTCCATCCGTCGCTCGCGGGTGAGCTCTACCTGGAGCGCGCGGCCGAGGTGGCGAGCGCCGCGCGCAGCTACGCGCGCGAGAACGAGATTCGCCCCGCGCGCGAGGACAAGCCGCGCATCTGCGCCTTCGGCATCGACGTGCAGATCGCGTTCGCGCTGCCCGGCGCGAGCTTGTTCGTGCCCGGCGCCGTGGAGGACACCGCCCGCACCCTGCGCTGGATGTTCGGCAATCTGGATCGCATCACCTCGCTGGTGCTCTCGATGGACACGCACCAGGCGCTGCAGATCTTTCACCCCGCTTGGTGGGAGGACGCCGAAGGCAAGCCGCCCGCGCCGTTCACGCCCATCTCGCGCACGGATGTGGAGAGCGGGAAGTGGCGGCCGCGCTTCGAAGCCGAGGCAGCGCGCGCGTACGTGCGGCGGCTCGAAGAGGGTGGCAAGTACGCGCTGACCATCTGGCCGTACCACGCGCTGCTGGGCGGGATTTCGCACGCGCTGGTGCCCGCGCTGCGCGAGGCCGCGCTCTTCCACGCCATCGCGCGCGAGGCGCCCACCACGTTCACGCTCAAGGGCTCCGAGCCGCTCACCGAGAGCTACAGCGTCCTTGCGCCCGAGGTGACGGAGCTGGCCGGCCGGACGCTGGGCGCCTTCAACCAGTCGCTGTTCGCGCAGCTCATGTCGCACGATCGCGTGTACGTGTTCGGCCAGGCGAAGAGCCACTGCGTGCTCTCGACGCTGCTCGACTTGCGCGATCACGTCGTGAAGACGGACCGCGCGCTGCTGAAGAAGCTCTACGTTCTCGAGGACGCGATGAGTCCCGTCCCGCCGCCGCCGCTCGAGCCGCTTCCGCCGGAGCTCGACTTCCCGGCGCTGGCCGAGCGCGGCATCGCCGAGCTGCGCGAGCAGGGCATGAACGTGGTCCGCACGACTGAACCGATTGGTTAA